Genomic DNA from Mycobacterium stomatepiae:
CGCGGGTGGTACTGACCGCCGGTTATCCGGGACTGTCGCCGTCGATGGGTCTGACGCACGGAGTGCACGGCATCGGCGAGATGGTGGCGATCAGCGTCCACACCGCGGAGTCGGTCCTCGATGTCGACGCCTATCTGGAATTGCTGGACGCCGCACTGTAAGTCATTGCGCGTCGCCGGATCTGCCCGCTTCGTCGCAGTTAACGTGCCCGGGCCCGCGAAGTCGCGGCCGAATTGTTAGACAGTCACTCACCGCTGCTGTCATCCGATCTGCCCGATGATCTAGGTTTGCACGTATGACTCCCTATGACGTCGGATTGCTGATCCTGCGGCTGGTGCTGGGCGTGACATTGGCCGCGCATGGCTACAACAAATTCTTCGGCGGCGGCCGCATCCCCGGCACCGCGCGCTGGTTCGAGAGCATCGGCATGAAGCCGGGCAAGTTCCACGCAACCGTGGCCGCCACCACCGAAATCGCCGCCGGCTTGGGGCTCGCCGCCGGTCTGCTCACGCCGATCCCGGCCGCGGGCTTCGTCTCGCTGATGATCGTCGCCGCGTGGACCGTCCATCGCCACAACGGGTTCTTCATCGTCAAGGAGGGCTGGGAGTACAACCTGGTCCTGGCGATCAGCGCAATCGCGGTGGCCACCCTGGGCCCCGGCCGGCTCAGCCTGGACTGGGCGATCTTCGGGATCAACGACCTGCTGATCGGCTGGAACGGGCTGCTGATCTCGGTGGTGCTCGGCCTGGCCGGCGCGATCGGCCAGCTGCTGATCTTCTACCGTCCGCCGGCCAAGCAAGCCGGCTAGATCCCCAGGGCGCCGGGAAGTTTCCTTCGCTTCGCGTCGTAGAGCGCGGCGTCGGCGGTCGCGAACAGCGCGGCTATGTCGGCGTTCGCGCCGGGCGCGGATGCGGTGCCGATGCTGGTGTCCGGGGTGTGCAGGCGAATGTCGGCGACAAACTGGTCCGAGTTGCTCGGTGCCAGGTTTGCGTCGTCGGCGATACACACCGCGAACTCGTCACCGCCGAGCCTGGCCAGAACGGCATTGGCGGGCGCCAGTTTTCGCCAGTACTGGGCGCGGCCGACCAGATGTTCATCCCCGGCCAGGTGCCCGTGGGTGTCATTGATCGTCTTGAAGTTGTCGATGTCGAGCACCATGACGGTGACGGTGCTCGCCGCCGAACGGGAGCGGTCCAACAGGTCCGCGGTGGCGATCTCCCAGCCCGCCCGGTTGATCAGGCGGGTCAGGGGATCGGTGCACGCCGCGTTGACCAGGGTTCGCATCACCAGCCCGAATGACTCGGCTGCTCCGACGATCGCCACCACGAAGATCAGGTAGTCGATATAAAACCTCGGCGTGTGTGAGATCGCGAGGGCGACGACAGACGCCAGGGCAAGCGTCGCGACCAGGATCGCACCGCGGCGCGGCGGGTAGAACGCGCGCAGGTACATGGCCAGAAACATCGGCGCGATCAGGCAAGCGAACTCGGCGGTAATCGCCACATGGAAAGCCATCACGATGGGTGTGGCCACGATCCGACGGCCGTCGCGGGCGCGGGCTTGTCACGCCGGACGGCCAACCAGACCAGGGCCGCGACACCGAGCACGATCGCCACGATGCCTCCGGTCGGGTTCCCCCGGGCCAGGCCCCGGTGGACCGGAAATATGCTGCCCAGCAGCGTGCCGTAGAGATAGAGAAACGTGGTGGCGCCCAAATAGATTCGGAGCAGCCGAACCTGTTCCGTGGCGTAAAAACCGGTGCCTGCGTTAGCGCGCAGCCGAAGTCGGTAACGCCGAGTGGCTCGACGACCGAAAAGGCCGGGGCGGCTAACACCCATCCCGTCAACTCTCTGGTCAGGCCCCCGTGATGCCGATATTCGGCCCATTGTGGCACTGCTTCTTTCGAACGGGCACGCCGGGGATGACCAGGTGGGTGCGGTGCGGCTAGGCGACCGCGGCGTTTTCGGCGGCCGTCACTTCGGAAGCCGCGCGCTCGCCGGAGCGAATCGCTCCGTCGATCCACCCGCACATGACGGCCGAACTCTCGGTTCCGGCCCAGTGGATACGACCGCAGGGTTGGCGCAGGGTATAGCCGTATTCGGTCAGCACACCGGTGGGGGCGTGGCTGATCATGCCGCCACCGGAGTAGCGTTCGGTGCTCCAGTTCTGCAGGTGGAATTGCCGCGCCTGCTTGGCCTTGCTGCCGAACCGATCGACGAGTTCGCCGATCAGAATCTCTTTCTGTTCGGCCTCGTCGAGGGCGGTCAGCCGACGTGCGGCTGGTCCCTCGGTGATGACGCACATGATGCCGGGGTCCGCGCTGTCGGTGCAGGCGTCGATAGTCAGGGTCGCCGGGGATCCGGGGAACGAGGACTGACCGGAGAATCCGTCGGTACGCCAGAACGGCTCGTCGTAGCAGATCGAGGTCTTGATGACCGCGCCGCTGGGCATCCGCTGGTGCAGGAACGCGCGATCCACTGGGAGCTGGGGCTCGTAGAGGATCGAAGAGGCGATCGCCAGGGGGATCGCGACGATGACGCGGCGCGCTCGCAGCGTCAAATCGGTCGCGGTGATCGTCACGCCATCGGCGTCCTGGGCGATTAGCCGGACGGGCTGCGAAAGGTGCAGCGCGTCACCCAATTCCGCCTCCATCGGGCGGTAGAGGGCGCCCATCCCGCCGACCGGGCGGGCATCCTGGGCGCCGCCCTTGCCGGAAATGACGAAGGTGGGTCCGCCGCCGGAGCCCATCTGCAGCAGCATCCACAGCAACGACGTCTCCGCGCCCGCCGAGGTGTAGGTGCCGCCCAGCGCCATGTCCAGCATCTCCTGAGCCTGCTTGGATTTCGTGTTCTTGTGGATCCACTCGCCGACGCTGATGCGGTCCCACTCCTGGGCCTTCTTGGCTTCCCACGGCGCGTCGCGCGGGATCTCTTTGCACATCGCCTCGGCCGCGGTCAGGCCGTAGCCGAGGTTGACCACCGCCCACGGGCTCATCGTCCACGGGATGGTGCCGCCGTAGCGGTGCTTTTTGCCGTCGACGATCATGATCGCGTCGCCGTCGTTGTGCTGCTTGTATTCCGGCACGCCGAACTCGTTCATCAGCGCGTATATCCGGTCCTGTCCCGGCCCGATCCACGCGCCGCCGCGGTCGACCCAGGTCCCGTTGTCGTCGGTCACCGTGAAGGTGCGGCCGCCGACCCGGTCGCGGGCTTCCAGCAAGGCCACCGAGTGCCCCGCTTGCTTCAAGCGGAAGGCGGCCGTCAAACCCGCGAAACCCGCTCCGACCACGCAATAATCGACATCCGCCACGACCGGCTCCTCGGTTGCTGTGCCCCGTTGAGCAGCAAACTACACCGATCGCGAGACGACAGCAGTCGGTTCGCAGGGAATTGATGCGCAGGGTCAGGGGTTGACGCCGACGCAAATTAAATGTGTTGGCCCGTCGACGAATACGGCAAGCTGCTGCCGGCGTTTTCGTCGACCACCACCCGGCCGCCGAGATACGGGAATGCGCGCTGGGTACAGGCGGTCCGGTTGCAGATCTTGCAGCCCGCCCCGATCGGAACGGCGGTGGTCGGGTCGTCGAGGACGACGCCGGTCGAATAGACGAGTTTGTCGGCATAGGCCAGATCGCAGCCCAACCCGATGGCAAAGCTCTTGTGCTGCCCCAGATATCCGCGACCTTCGGGGGCGGTGGTCTTGGCCACCCAGAAATACGATCGCCCGTCGGGCATCTGCGCCACCTGCCGGACGATTCGCCCGGGTTGGGCGAACGCATCGTGCACCACCCAGAGCGGGCAGCTGCCGCCCACCCGGCTGAAATGAAATGCGGTGGCCGACTGACGCTTTGAGATATTCCCGGCCTTGTCGGTGCGGACGAAGATGAACGGGACACCGCGGTTCTTGGGCCGCTGTAGGGTGGAAAGCCGGTGGCAGACCGTCTCGAAACCCACCTCGAACCGGCGACCCAGCAGGTCGATGTCGTACTGCAATTCCTCTGCGGCCCGGTGGAATTCGCCGTAGGGGAGCAGGAACGCTCCGGCGAAGTAGTTGGCCAGACCGATGCGCGCGACGCCGCGGGATTCGGTGCTGAGCCGGCGGTCGGTGGCCACGATCGCCGAGATCAGATCGGACTGGCTGAGCAGGGCGAGTTGCGTGGCGATCTGGAAGGCGCGTTGGCCGGGCATCAGCCAGCGGGCGACCTTGAGCACCTTGGCGTCGGCGTCGTAACGGCGCTTGCTCGTCTCGGGCAGGTCGTCATCGACCACCACGGTGATGCCGAGCCGGTCTCGCATCAGATCTGTCAGCTGGATGTCCAATCCGCCTGGGTGCATTCCACTTTCGGCAAACAGCCGTTCCGCGGCGACGTCGAGTTCGCCGATGTGGTTGTTGCGATCGTAGAAGAAATCGCGCACCTCCTCGAACGGCATCGGGCGTTCGAGCGGCAGTGAGGTTTCGGCGGTTGCGCGCGATCGATATCCCTCCAGCTCCTCGGTGGCATCGCGGAGACGGCGGTGCACGGTGACCAGGCTGCGGCCGATCTCTGGCATGCGGGCAACGAACTCCTCGACCTGGGACCGGGTGATCCCGTGCTCGGCACCGGTCTCGGTGAACAGATCCGACAGGTCGGCGACCAGCCGGGCGTCGCTGTCGGAGGAGAAGTATTGCGGCGGCAGGTCGAAGCGCTCGGTGAGCGCGATGAGCACGGCGACGGTGATCGGGCGCTGGTCGTTTTCCAGCTGGTTGACGTAGCTGGTGGACAGCTCCAAAGCCTGGGCCAGCGCCGCCTGGGTGAGCCCGCGATCTTGGCGCAGTCGTCGCAGCCGGGCGCCGGAGAACGTCTTCGAAGAAGGTCGAGCGAAGGACCGGGCCACCGCTGAGATGTTACTCCCTATGGTGTTCGCAAAGTTCGCAAATTTTGCCGAATGAGGCCACAAAAATACACATTTACAGGGGCTTTTCAACCCGGCCGAGCTTGCATAGTGTGCGGATCATGTTGATGCACGAGCTTCGGGCGCGGCGCAGCGCCGACGACTTTCCCCGCAGCGAGCATCTGGCCGCCAAGATCGCCGCGGTCGCCACCGATCCGGTCGCCGTCGATCCGGAGACCGCGGAGAT
This window encodes:
- a CDS encoding DoxX family protein; this translates as MTPYDVGLLILRLVLGVTLAAHGYNKFFGGGRIPGTARWFESIGMKPGKFHATVAATTEIAAGLGLAAGLLTPIPAAGFVSLMIVAAWTVHRHNGFFIVKEGWEYNLVLAISAIAVATLGPGRLSLDWAIFGINDLLIGWNGLLISVVLGLAGAIGQLLIFYRPPAKQAG
- a CDS encoding flavin monoamine oxidase family protein gives rise to the protein MADVDYCVVGAGFAGLTAAFRLKQAGHSVALLEARDRVGGRTFTVTDDNGTWVDRGGAWIGPGQDRIYALMNEFGVPEYKQHNDGDAIMIVDGKKHRYGGTIPWTMSPWAVVNLGYGLTAAEAMCKEIPRDAPWEAKKAQEWDRISVGEWIHKNTKSKQAQEMLDMALGGTYTSAGAETSLLWMLLQMGSGGGPTFVISGKGGAQDARPVGGMGALYRPMEAELGDALHLSQPVRLIAQDADGVTITATDLTLRARRVIVAIPLAIASSILYEPQLPVDRAFLHQRMPSGAVIKTSICYDEPFWRTDGFSGQSSFPGSPATLTIDACTDSADPGIMCVITEGPAARRLTALDEAEQKEILIGELVDRFGSKAKQARQFHLQNWSTERYSGGGMISHAPTGVLTEYGYTLRQPCGRIHWAGTESSAVMCGWIDGAIRSGERAASEVTAAENAAVA
- a CDS encoding short-chain fatty acyl-CoA regulator family protein; its protein translation is MGSNISAVARSFARPSSKTFSGARLRRLRQDRGLTQAALAQALELSTSYVNQLENDQRPITVAVLIALTERFDLPPQYFSSDSDARLVADLSDLFTETGAEHGITRSQVEEFVARMPEIGRSLVTVHRRLRDATEELEGYRSRATAETSLPLERPMPFEEVRDFFYDRNNHIGELDVAAERLFAESGMHPGGLDIQLTDLMRDRLGITVVVDDDLPETSKRRYDADAKVLKVARWLMPGQRAFQIATQLALLSQSDLISAIVATDRRLSTESRGVARIGLANYFAGAFLLPYGEFHRAAEELQYDIDLLGRRFEVGFETVCHRLSTLQRPKNRGVPFIFVRTDKAGNISKRQSATAFHFSRVGGSCPLWVVHDAFAQPGRIVRQVAQMPDGRSYFWVAKTTAPEGRGYLGQHKSFAIGLGCDLAYADKLVYSTGVVLDDPTTAVPIGAGCKICNRTACTQRAFPYLGGRVVVDENAGSSLPYSSTGQHI